The Tripterygium wilfordii isolate XIE 37 chromosome 4, ASM1340144v1, whole genome shotgun sequence genome has a window encoding:
- the LOC119996735 gene encoding leucine-rich repeat extensin-like protein 4 — protein sequence MKKTHFHSVSTLAVLIVFFFVGLVCVCSAEQHISITSHGGLTDAEAQYIRHRQLLYYRDEFGDRGEKVTVDPSLVFENDRIKNAYYALQAWKQAILSDPFNLTANWVGDKVCNYTGVFCAPALDNPKIRTVAGIDLNHGDIAGYLPEELGMLVDLALFHINSNRFCGTVPQKFDKLKLLFELDLSNNRFAGKFPKVVLSLPTLKFLDLRFNEFEGTVPPQLFDKDLDAIFINHNRFVFDLPTNFGNSPVSVIVLANNKFHGCVPSSLGNMSNLNEIIMMNNGFRSCLPPEIGMLKNLTVFDVSFNELMGPLPNTIGGMVSLEQLNVAHNMLSGSIPANICQLPNLQNFTYSYNFFTGEPPVCLSLPDFDDRRNCLPARPKQRSAGQCRAFLSKRVDCSSFRCAPFVPSLPPPPPPSPPMPVPSPPVVVPSPPVPVSSPPPPPPVLSPPPPVSSPPPPPSPVPKPSPPPPSPPPPVYSPPPPPPIYSPPPPSPPPPVYSPPPPPPPPPPLYTQPPPPPSPPPPVYSPPAPPQSPPSPSPSPIPYCVHSPPPPPPNFPPPPPPTPVFSPPPPIPYHYSSPPPPSPPHSPPPPPHSPPPPIYPHLSPPPPPPVHSPPPVHPPPPPSPPPCIEPPPPPPPCVEYSPPPPSPSPPPSTPYKPPPSPSPPPPPPPVTYSSPPPPSPSPPPPVHYHSPPPPVHYHSPPPPLPSPPPPPAPSPPPPIVYGSPPPPAPAYEGPLPPIPVISYASPPPPPFY from the coding sequence ATGAAGAAGACCCACTTCCACTCAGTCTCTACTCTCGCAGTTCTCattgtcttcttctttgttgGGTTAGTTTGTGTTTGCTCTGCTGAGCAACACATCTCCATTACCAGCCATGGGGGTCTCACGGATGCTGAGGCTCAGTACATCAGGCACCGCCAATTGCTTTACTACAGGGACGAGTTTGGTGACCGAGGAGAGAAGGTCACGGTAGACCCATCTCTGGTCTTTGAAAATGATAGAATTAAAAATGCGTACTATGCCTTACAAGCTTGGAAGCAAGCCATTCTCTCCGATCCATTTAATCTCACTGCGAATTGGGTCGGGGATAAAGTCTGCAACTACACCGGCGTGTTTTGTGCTCCTGCACTTGACAACCCCAAGATCCGAACCGTCGCCGGCATTGATCTCAACCATGGTGATATTGCAGGGTACTTGCCTGAGGAGCTTGGGATGCTCGTCGATCTCGCATTGTTCCACATCAATTCCAACAGGTTCTGCGGTACCGTGCCGCAGAAGTTCGACAAGTTGAAGCTACTGTTCGAGCTAGATCTTAGCAACAACAGATTTGCTGGCAAGTTCCCCAAGGTGGTTCTTTCGCTGCCCACTCTGAAGTTCTTAGATCTGAGATTCAACGAATTTGAAGGCACTGTCCCGCCACAGCTTTTCGACAAGGATTTGGATGCAATCTTCATCAACCACAACCGTTTCGTATTCGATCTGCCGACCAATTTTGGTAACTCCCCTGTTTCGGTGATTGTGCTGGCGAACAACAAGTTCCATGGCTGCGTACCGTCAAGTTTGGGGAACATGTCGAATCTGAATGAGATAATTATGATGAATAATGGGTTCAGATCGTGTTTGCCTCCTGAGATAGGTATGCTGAAGAACTTGACTGTGTTTGATGTAAGCTTTAATGAGTTAATGGGCCCGCTGCCGAACACTATTGGTGGTATGGTTAGCCTTGAACAGCTAAATGTGGCTCACAATATGCTTTCAGGGAGTATTCCGGCGAATATTTGTCAGTTGCCTAATCTGCAGAACTTCACTTATAGTTATAATTTCTTCACCGGAGAGCCGCCGGTCTGCTTGAGCTTGCCGGACTTTGATGATAGGAGGAATTGTCTGCCGGCTAGGCCGAAGCAGAGGTCGGCTGGGCAATGCAGGGCGTTCTTGTCCAAGCGTGTTGATTGCAGCTCGTTTAGATGCGCCCCTTTTGTGCCTTCTttacctccacctccacctccctCACCGCCAATGCCAGTGCCTTCACCGCCTGTTGTGGTGCCCTCTCCACCCGTGCCAGTATCATCGCCTCCCCCTCCTCCTCCAGTGCTTTCACCGCCACCACCAGTTTCCTcacccccaccaccaccatcccCTGTTCCTAAACCATCTCCACCACCTCCTTCACCCCCGCCGCCTGTTTATTCTCCTCCCCCACCTCCACCAATTTACtctccacctccaccatcaCCACCCCCACCAGTCTActctccacctcctccacctcctccacccCCACCACTCTACACtcaaccaccaccacctccatcCCCTCCCCCACCAGTTTACTCTCCACCTGCACCACCTCAATCCCCTCCATCACCATCTCCATCGCCTATACCTTATTGCGTACACTCCCCACCGCCGCCCCCTCCAAATTTTCCACCACCTCCGCCTCCAACTCCAGTTTTCTCGCCACCGCCGCCAATTCCATACCATTATAGCTCACCGCCACCCCCTTCACCGCCACAttctccaccacctcctccacaCTCTCCTCCCCCTCCTATTTATCCCCATCTATCGCCCCCACCACCGCCTCCTGTCCACTCTCCACCTCCAGTCCATCCCCCACCTCCACCATCCCCGCCTCCTTGTATAGAGCCccctcctccacctccaccatgTGTAGAATATTCACCACCTCCTCCATCGCCATCACCACCGCCATCGACTCCTTATAAGCCCCCACCATCACCctcacctccaccaccaccaccacctgtaACGTATTCATCCCCTcctccaccatcaccatcaccccCACCACCAGTTCATTATCACTCCCCACCACCTCCTGTTCACTACCATTCCCCACCCCCTCCATTgccatctccaccaccaccacctgctCCCTCGCCACCACCGCCAATTGTTTATGGAAGCCCGCCGCCTCCAGCCCCAGCGTACGAGGGGCCATTGCCACCCATTCCTGTGATTTCATATGCGtcgcctccaccaccaccattctATTGA